Proteins encoded in a region of the Methylobacterium radiotolerans JCM 2831 genome:
- a CDS encoding response regulator — protein sequence MDRATPDSSAPVALVVEDDAAVRDLATAVLEETDLGVIACESAEAALSVLERADVTVALLFADVRLPGAMDGVSLAQAVKRRWPDVRVVVTSGASRDARLPDQAVYMQKPWRALDVLVQAEHATMAAKAA from the coding sequence ATGGATCGCGCAACGCCCGATAGTTCCGCCCCCGTGGCGCTCGTCGTGGAGGACGACGCGGCTGTGCGCGATCTCGCGACGGCGGTGCTCGAGGAGACCGACCTCGGCGTGATCGCCTGCGAGAGCGCGGAGGCGGCGCTCTCGGTGCTGGAGCGCGCGGACGTGACGGTGGCGCTTCTCTTCGCCGACGTGCGCCTGCCCGGTGCCATGGACGGAGTGTCGCTCGCCCAGGCGGTGAAGCGGCGCTGGCCGGACGTGCGCGTGGTCGTCACCTCCGGCGCGAGCCGGGACGCGCGGCTCCCGGACCAGGCGGTCTACATGCAGAAGCCCTGGCGGGCCCTCGACGTGCTGGTCCAGGCCGAGCACGCCACCATGGCGGCCAAGGCGGCCTGA
- a CDS encoding flagellar hook protein FlgE, giving the protein MDLFSALQTSVSGLQSQSYAISNISGNIANSQTTGYKRIDTSFVDLMSEKTPDREIAGSVLAKSQLTNTLAGNIVSSSVPTNMAINGQGFFTVVQKTGDANGATTFGGTDLYTRRGDFAQDKDGYLVNGAGGYLTGSNLDPITGQTTSIGPIKIGNATLPAQATTTITYAANLPSTPSTSASATSGSDLYNQNTAAVVTSGSGKTGVKVDSTQTGAVSTFMSNSIAGPSLPVYTSTGAPLTLTTRWAKVQDATTTPAQPAVWNLYYSTNPSALSTSDWNNVGTAFTFDSTGKLTSPSTNPIALGPVTMGDYTFPSLTMNLGSSGLTQYADTTGAATTNALTQNGNSSGTLTSVAVGPDGKVNGTFSNGSVVALASVGVVQFANADGLKADTNGNYLQTVDSGPPLSGLNGSTISGASNEQSNTDIASEFSKMIVTQQAYSANTRVMSTAQTMMSDLLNVIR; this is encoded by the coding sequence ATGGATCTTTTCTCCGCGCTGCAGACCTCGGTCTCCGGACTCCAGTCGCAGTCCTACGCCATCAGCAACATCTCCGGGAACATCGCGAACTCGCAGACGACCGGCTACAAGCGCATCGACACCAGCTTCGTCGACCTGATGTCCGAGAAGACGCCCGACCGGGAAATCGCGGGTTCGGTGTTGGCCAAGTCGCAGCTCACCAACACGCTGGCCGGCAACATCGTCTCGTCGAGCGTGCCCACCAACATGGCGATCAACGGCCAGGGTTTCTTCACCGTCGTGCAGAAGACCGGCGACGCGAACGGCGCCACGACCTTCGGCGGCACGGACCTGTACACGCGCCGGGGCGATTTTGCCCAGGACAAGGACGGCTACCTCGTCAACGGCGCAGGCGGATACCTGACCGGCTCCAACCTCGATCCCATCACCGGACAGACGACCAGCATCGGTCCGATCAAGATCGGCAACGCGACGCTGCCGGCGCAGGCCACCACGACGATCACCTACGCCGCCAACCTGCCCTCGACGCCGAGCACGTCGGCGTCGGCGACGTCGGGCTCCGATCTCTACAATCAGAACACCGCGGCCGTCGTGACCTCCGGATCGGGGAAGACCGGCGTCAAGGTCGACTCGACCCAGACCGGCGCCGTCTCGACCTTCATGAGCAACAGCATCGCCGGCCCGTCGCTGCCGGTCTATACGTCGACCGGCGCGCCGCTCACGCTGACGACCCGCTGGGCCAAGGTCCAGGACGCGACGACGACGCCGGCTCAGCCGGCCGTGTGGAACCTGTACTACTCCACCAATCCGAGCGCGCTCAGCACGTCCGACTGGAACAACGTGGGCACGGCCTTCACCTTCGACTCGACCGGCAAGCTCACCTCGCCCTCGACGAACCCGATCGCGCTCGGGCCCGTCACCATGGGCGACTACACGTTCCCCAGCCTCACCATGAATCTCGGCTCGTCCGGCCTGACGCAGTACGCCGACACCACCGGCGCGGCGACGACCAACGCGCTGACGCAGAACGGCAACAGCTCCGGCACGCTGACGAGCGTGGCCGTCGGTCCGGACGGCAAGGTCAACGGCACCTTCTCCAACGGTTCGGTCGTGGCACTCGCCTCGGTCGGTGTGGTCCAGTTCGCCAATGCGGACGGGCTGAAGGCCGATACGAACGGGAACTATCTTCAGACCGTCGATTCGGGGCCGCCGCTCTCGGGGCTCAACGGCAGCACGATCTCGGGTGCCAGCAACGAGCAATCGAACACCGACATTGCGTCGGAATTCTCTAAGATGATCGTAACCCAGCAGGCTTACTCTGCGAACACGCGCGTCATGTCGACGGCCCAGACGATGATGTCTGATCTGCTGAACGTGATCCGCTGA
- a CDS encoding peptide chain release factor 3 — protein MLMQTKTEARPADPVSRRRTFAIISHPDAGKTTLTEKLLLFGGAIQLAGEVKAKRNRVSTRSDWMGIEKERGISVVTSVMTFEYGDCVFNLLDTPGHEDFSEDTYRTLTAVDSAVMVIDAAKGIEARTRKLFEVCRLRDIPIVTFINKLDREARDPFELLDEIEKTLALDVAPVTWPIGTGRNFSGTYELGGNRVRRLDAAEDAGMVAVSGPDDPLFDELLTENGAADAWREEVELAEGGLKPFDLDAFREGHLTPVFFGSALRNFGVRDLIDGLAKVAPPPRGQDADKRLVEPTEPRMTGFVFKIQANMDPNHRDRIAFMRVCSGKLNRGMKARLVRTGKPISLSAPQFFFAQDRAIADEAYAGDVVGIPNHGTLRIGDTLTEGEDIVFRGVPSFAPEILRRIKLTDAMKAKKLREALQQMGEEGVVQVFVPQDGSQAIVGVVGALQLDVLKERLQAEYGLPVDYETSRFSVCRWVSSDSEAELDKFIDSHGSAMAKDLDGAPVFMATTAFSLRYEEERYPAVRFTDVKDYQKRAG, from the coding sequence ATGCTGATGCAGACCAAGACCGAGGCGAGGCCGGCCGATCCGGTGTCGCGGCGGCGCACCTTCGCGATCATCTCCCACCCCGACGCGGGCAAGACCACGCTCACCGAGAAGCTGCTGCTGTTCGGGGGCGCGATCCAGCTCGCCGGCGAGGTGAAGGCCAAGCGCAACAGGGTCTCGACCCGCTCCGATTGGATGGGCATCGAGAAGGAGCGCGGCATCTCGGTGGTCACCTCGGTGATGACCTTCGAGTACGGCGACTGCGTCTTCAACCTGCTCGACACGCCCGGCCACGAGGACTTCTCGGAGGATACCTACCGGACGCTCACGGCGGTCGATTCGGCCGTGATGGTGATCGACGCCGCGAAGGGCATCGAGGCGCGCACGCGGAAACTGTTCGAGGTCTGCCGCCTGCGCGACATCCCGATCGTCACCTTCATCAACAAGCTCGACCGCGAGGCCCGCGACCCGTTCGAGCTGCTCGACGAGATCGAGAAGACGCTGGCGCTCGACGTCGCCCCGGTCACGTGGCCGATCGGCACGGGCCGCAACTTCTCCGGGACCTACGAGCTCGGCGGCAACCGCGTGCGCCGGCTCGACGCCGCCGAGGATGCCGGGATGGTGGCGGTGTCCGGCCCGGACGACCCGCTGTTCGACGAGCTGCTGACCGAGAACGGCGCGGCCGACGCGTGGCGCGAGGAGGTCGAGCTTGCTGAGGGCGGGCTGAAGCCGTTCGACCTCGACGCGTTCCGCGAGGGCCACCTGACGCCGGTCTTCTTCGGCTCGGCGCTGCGCAATTTCGGCGTGCGCGACCTGATCGACGGTCTCGCCAAGGTTGCGCCGCCGCCCCGCGGCCAGGACGCGGACAAGCGGCTCGTCGAGCCGACCGAGCCGCGCATGACCGGCTTCGTGTTCAAGATCCAGGCGAACATGGACCCGAACCACCGGGACCGCATCGCCTTCATGCGGGTCTGCTCGGGCAAGCTCAACCGGGGCATGAAGGCCCGGCTGGTGCGCACCGGCAAGCCGATCTCGCTGTCGGCGCCGCAGTTCTTCTTCGCGCAGGACAGGGCCATCGCCGACGAGGCCTATGCCGGCGACGTGGTCGGCATCCCGAACCACGGTACCTTGCGCATCGGCGACACGCTCACCGAGGGCGAGGACATCGTGTTCCGCGGCGTGCCGAGCTTCGCGCCGGAGATCCTGCGCCGGATCAAGCTCACCGACGCCATGAAGGCGAAGAAGCTGCGCGAGGCGCTCCAGCAGATGGGCGAGGAGGGCGTCGTCCAGGTCTTCGTGCCGCAGGACGGCAGCCAGGCGATCGTCGGCGTGGTCGGCGCTCTGCAGCTCGACGTGCTGAAGGAGCGCCTCCAGGCCGAGTACGGCCTGCCGGTCGATTACGAGACCTCGCGCTTCTCGGTCTGCCGCTGGGTGTCGTCCGATTCGGAGGCCGAGCTCGACAAGTTCATCGACTCGCACGGCTCGGCCATGGCCAAGGACCTCGACGGCGCCCCGGTCTTCATGGCGACCACGGCCTTCTCGCTCCGCTACGAGGAGGAGCGCTACCCGGCCGTGCGCTTCACCGACGTGAAGGATTACCAGAAGCGGGCGGGGTGA
- a CDS encoding response regulator — MSESDTPPILIVDDQEKLLRLIVMLMTRIGFPDVEGVTSAPEALERMRQRRYALVISDLDMEPMDGISLLREIRADDTLMNTPFMLTESSFDFEDINLAHQAGADAFILKPFDMAVLKTKLKQVLNRKPRKREAPIASESTLSVEFPMLGKF, encoded by the coding sequence ATGTCCGAGAGCGATACGCCCCCGATTCTCATCGTCGACGATCAGGAGAAGCTCCTGCGGCTGATCGTGATGCTGATGACCCGCATCGGCTTCCCGGATGTCGAGGGCGTCACCAGCGCCCCCGAGGCGCTGGAGCGGATGCGGCAGCGCCGCTACGCCCTGGTGATCTCCGATCTGGACATGGAGCCGATGGACGGGATCAGCCTGCTGCGCGAGATCCGCGCCGACGACACGCTGATGAACACGCCCTTCATGCTCACCGAGTCGTCCTTCGACTTCGAGGACATCAACCTCGCCCACCAGGCGGGCGCGGACGCCTTCATCCTCAAGCCGTTCGACATGGCGGTGCTGAAGACCAAGCTGAAGCAGGTGCTCAACCGCAAGCCGCGCAAGCGCGAGGCGCCGATCGCGTCCGAATCGACCCTGAGCGTCGAATTTCCGATGCTCGGGAAGTTCTGA
- a CDS encoding threonine aldolase family protein: protein MRHDDSQQFASDNYSGICPEAWTAMEAANRGHAPAYGEDAWTARAADAFRDLFETPCEVFFAFNGTAANALALAALCQSYHSVICADSAHVETDECGAPEFFSNGSKLLTVRTEGGKLTPEAIRGLAQNRSDIHFPRPRVVTITQPTETGQVYSLAELRALSATCRELGLALHMDGSRFANACASLGCSPADMTWRSGIDVLCFGGTKNGMHAGEAVVFFDAALAEDFGYRCKQAGQLASKMRFLAAPWVGMLESGAWLRNAAHGNACARRFAEAVAGLPGVRALFPVEANAVFLTMPAATMEGLRARGWRFYTFIGGGARFMFAWDARPERVDELVGDLRALAAAAA from the coding sequence ATGAGACACGACGACTCGCAGCAATTCGCCAGCGACAACTATTCCGGCATCTGCCCGGAGGCCTGGACGGCGATGGAGGCGGCCAATCGCGGCCACGCCCCGGCCTACGGCGAGGACGCCTGGACTGCCCGGGCGGCCGACGCGTTCCGGGACCTGTTCGAGACCCCGTGCGAGGTGTTCTTCGCCTTCAACGGCACGGCCGCCAACGCGCTGGCCCTGGCGGCGTTGTGCCAGTCCTACCACAGCGTGATCTGCGCCGACTCGGCCCATGTCGAGACCGACGAGTGCGGCGCGCCGGAATTCTTCTCGAACGGCTCGAAGCTGCTGACCGTCCGGACGGAGGGCGGCAAGCTCACGCCGGAGGCGATCCGCGGGCTCGCCCAGAACCGCAGCGACATCCACTTCCCGCGGCCGCGCGTGGTGACGATCACGCAGCCCACCGAGACCGGGCAGGTCTACAGCCTCGCCGAGCTGCGGGCCCTGTCGGCGACCTGCCGGGAGCTGGGCCTCGCCCTGCACATGGACGGGTCGCGCTTCGCCAACGCCTGCGCGAGTCTCGGCTGCAGCCCGGCCGACATGACGTGGCGGTCGGGCATCGACGTGCTGTGCTTCGGCGGGACCAAGAACGGCATGCATGCCGGCGAGGCGGTGGTGTTCTTCGACGCCGCGCTCGCCGAGGATTTCGGCTACCGCTGCAAGCAGGCCGGACAGCTGGCCTCGAAGATGCGCTTCCTCGCGGCGCCCTGGGTCGGCATGCTGGAGAGCGGCGCGTGGCTCAGGAACGCGGCCCACGGCAACGCCTGCGCCCGGCGCTTCGCCGAGGCGGTCGCCGGGCTGCCGGGCGTGCGGGCGCTGTTTCCCGTCGAGGCGAACGCGGTCTTCCTGACGATGCCCGCGGCCACGATGGAGGGCCTGCGCGCCCGGGGCTGGCGATTCTACACCTTCATCGGCGGAGGCGCGCGCTTCATGTTCGCCTGGGATGCCCGGCCCGAGCGGGTCGACGAGCTGGTCGGCGACCTGCGCGCGCTGGCGGCCGCCGCGGCCTGA
- a CDS encoding BLUF domain-containing protein — MRAKRTSLVHIIYFSRLNLSSDAAKRSEQISEIGRTAQKKNEFAVITSFLVIEGNFACQVIEGERTSVHETFDRVSADSRHRDVQISEWREIAKREFVHSFKSAQRTVGNDTLFAKANLLPMLQRGTPKASAIHGLCLSLQSDAMSRQGIDHLFI, encoded by the coding sequence ATGCGGGCGAAACGGACGAGCCTCGTCCACATCATCTACTTCTCGCGCCTGAACCTGTCGTCGGACGCGGCGAAGCGGTCCGAGCAGATCAGCGAGATCGGACGCACCGCCCAGAAGAAGAACGAGTTCGCGGTGATCACGAGCTTCCTGGTCATCGAGGGCAACTTCGCCTGCCAAGTGATCGAGGGCGAGCGCACGTCGGTGCACGAGACCTTCGATCGCGTGAGCGCCGACAGCCGCCACCGCGACGTCCAGATCAGCGAGTGGCGGGAGATCGCCAAGCGCGAGTTCGTCCACTCGTTCAAGAGCGCGCAGCGCACGGTCGGGAACGACACGCTGTTCGCCAAGGCCAACCTTCTCCCGATGCTCCAGCGCGGAACGCCGAAGGCGTCCGCGATCCACGGGCTGTGCCTGTCGCTCCAATCCGACGCGATGTCCCGTCAGGGCATCGACCACCTCTTCATCTGA
- a CDS encoding DUF1800 domain-containing protein — MSRAAPRCCLVTALLLAAAGPAPRAAEAPQRAAADAAFLDALTWGATPSAFARLTAEGRARWLTAQLHPPAESRLPPAAQAQVDALTPPGSLFERAQALDAQARAAKDMPDPEARKAAQQAFQNALNAAARNAASVWVLRALYSPDQLRERLTWFWFNRFNVHQGKSTLRAAVGDYLDTAIRPHVLGHFRDLLMASLRHPAMLRYLDNDANAAGRPNENYAREIMELHTMGVGSGYTQGDVEALARILSGVGIDLKPETPKLRPEHAADFRRDGLFAFNPDRHDYGDKVFLGTRIRGRGWAEVEEAVDLIARNPATATNVSRALATYFLGQPPDDALVARLAAVFTRTDGDIAAVMEALVREPALAAGRAGAFKDPVRYVFSALRMAYDERVIRNAGPVLGWLNRLGEGLFNRSTPDGYPLDAAAWTGPGQLATRFEVARQIGSGSAGLFKPALPDQPEEPAFPVLANGLYFAALSGTLSAATRAALAQAVSPQDWNTLYLASPEFMR; from the coding sequence ATGTCGCGCGCCGCACCACGCTGCTGTCTGGTCACCGCCCTGCTGCTCGCCGCGGCGGGCCCTGCGCCCCGCGCGGCCGAGGCGCCGCAGCGCGCCGCGGCCGACGCCGCCTTCCTGGATGCCCTGACCTGGGGCGCCACGCCGTCGGCCTTCGCGCGGCTCACCGCGGAGGGGCGGGCCCGCTGGCTCACCGCGCAGCTCCACCCGCCGGCCGAATCGCGCCTGCCGCCCGCCGCCCAGGCGCAGGTCGACGCGCTGACCCCGCCGGGCAGCCTGTTCGAGCGCGCCCAGGCGCTGGACGCACAGGCCAGGGCAGCCAAGGACATGCCGGATCCCGAGGCCCGGAAGGCCGCGCAGCAGGCCTTCCAGAACGCGCTCAACGCGGCCGCGCGGAACGCCGCCTCCGTCTGGGTGCTGCGGGCGCTCTACAGCCCCGACCAGCTGCGCGAGCGGCTGACGTGGTTCTGGTTCAACCGGTTCAACGTTCACCAGGGGAAGTCGACCCTGCGCGCCGCCGTGGGCGACTACCTCGACACGGCGATCCGCCCGCACGTGCTCGGGCACTTCCGCGACCTGCTGATGGCGAGCCTGCGCCACCCAGCGATGCTCCGCTACCTCGACAACGACGCCAACGCGGCGGGCCGCCCGAACGAGAACTACGCCCGGGAGATCATGGAGCTGCACACGATGGGCGTGGGCTCCGGCTACACGCAGGGCGACGTCGAGGCGCTGGCCCGGATCCTGAGCGGGGTCGGCATCGACCTGAAGCCCGAGACCCCGAAGCTCCGCCCCGAGCACGCCGCCGATTTCCGCCGGGACGGCCTGTTCGCGTTCAACCCGGACCGGCACGATTACGGCGACAAGGTATTCCTCGGCACGCGCATCCGGGGCCGCGGCTGGGCCGAGGTCGAGGAGGCGGTCGACCTGATCGCCCGCAACCCCGCCACCGCGACCAACGTCTCCCGGGCGCTGGCGACCTACTTCCTCGGTCAGCCGCCCGACGACGCGCTCGTCGCCCGGCTCGCCGCCGTCTTCACGCGGACCGACGGCGACATCGCCGCCGTGATGGAGGCGCTGGTGCGCGAGCCGGCCCTCGCGGCCGGGCGCGCCGGCGCCTTCAAGGACCCGGTCCGCTACGTCTTCTCGGCCCTGCGCATGGCCTACGACGAGCGCGTCATCCGCAACGCCGGCCCGGTGCTCGGCTGGCTGAACCGCCTCGGCGAGGGCCTGTTCAACCGCTCGACGCCGGACGGCTACCCCCTCGATGCGGCCGCCTGGACCGGGCCGGGACAGCTCGCGACGCGGTTCGAGGTCGCCCGGCAGATCGGGTCCGGCTCGGCCGGCCTGTTCAAGCCGGCGCTGCCCGATCAGCCCGAGGAGCCGGCCTTCCCGGTGCTCGCGAACGGGCTCTACTTCGCGGCGTTGTCCGGCACCCTGTCGGCGGCGACGCGGGCGGCCCTCGCACAGGCCGTCTCGCCGCAGGACTGGAACACCCTCTATCTCGCCTCGCCGGAGTTCATGCGATGA
- the rpsU gene encoding 30S ribosomal protein S21, with the protein MQVLVRDNNVDQALRVLKKKMQREGIFREMKQRKAYEKPSVRKAREKAEAVRRARKQARKTAIREGLIAAPKPKPRFPAGGRRPGFPSPSAAQGQGGNAAGQTPVSPAPAA; encoded by the coding sequence TTGCAGGTACTCGTTCGCGACAACAACGTCGATCAAGCGCTCCGCGTCCTCAAGAAGAAGATGCAGCGCGAGGGCATCTTCCGCGAGATGAAGCAGCGCAAGGCTTATGAGAAGCCGTCCGTGCGCAAGGCTCGCGAGAAGGCCGAGGCCGTCCGCCGCGCCCGCAAGCAGGCCCGCAAGACCGCGATCCGCGAGGGCCTGATCGCCGCGCCGAAGCCGAAGCCCCGCTTCCCCGCCGGCGGCCGCCGTCCCGGCTTCCCGTCGCCGTCCGCCGCGCAGGGCCAGGGTGGCAACGCCGCCGGCCAGACCCCGGTCAGCCCGGCCCCCGCCGCCTGA
- a CDS encoding DUF1501 domain-containing protein, translating into MTRRDLIRAAAALGLSTVAGRVWAAPKADARLLVVFLRGAYDAANVVIPTGSDFYYRSRPNLAIAKPDTTDPRAALALDADWSLHPALRETLLPLYARGQAAFVPFAGTDDLTRSHFETQDTIEMGQTVGAARDYNSGFMARLAAELTRVRPIAFTDQMPLIFRGGETVPNIAINGVGKPGIDDRQARLIAAMYSDTKLAAAVTEGFRVRDAVYHTISDHAGQADRGAVSPKGFELSARRIGRLMRENFNLGFVDVGGWDTHVNQGAGTGYLADRLGELGRGLAGFAEEIGPGWSDTVVVVLSEFGRTFRENGSRGTDHGHGSVYWILGGGVRGGRIAGPQVRTDEAHLFQNRDYPVLTDYRGLLGGLIRRLYGLDPASLRRVFPSADPADLALL; encoded by the coding sequence ATGACCCGTCGCGACCTGATCCGCGCCGCCGCGGCCCTCGGCCTGTCGACGGTGGCCGGCCGCGTCTGGGCCGCCCCGAAGGCCGACGCGCGCCTCCTCGTGGTGTTCCTGCGCGGCGCCTACGACGCCGCCAACGTGGTGATCCCGACCGGCAGCGACTTCTACTACCGGTCGCGGCCGAACCTCGCGATCGCCAAGCCCGATACCACTGACCCGAGGGCGGCGCTGGCGCTCGACGCCGACTGGAGCCTGCACCCGGCGCTGCGCGAGACGCTCCTGCCGCTCTACGCCAGGGGCCAGGCCGCCTTCGTGCCGTTCGCCGGCACCGACGACCTGACCCGGAGCCATTTCGAGACGCAGGACACGATCGAGATGGGCCAGACGGTCGGGGCCGCCCGCGACTACAATTCCGGCTTCATGGCCCGGCTCGCCGCGGAGCTGACGCGGGTCCGGCCGATCGCCTTCACCGACCAGATGCCGCTGATCTTCCGGGGCGGCGAGACGGTGCCCAACATCGCCATCAACGGCGTCGGCAAGCCCGGCATCGACGACCGGCAGGCCCGCCTGATCGCCGCCATGTACAGCGACACCAAGCTGGCCGCCGCCGTGACCGAGGGGTTCCGGGTGCGCGACGCGGTCTACCACACGATCTCGGACCATGCCGGCCAGGCCGACCGCGGGGCGGTCTCGCCCAAGGGCTTCGAGCTGTCGGCCCGGCGGATCGGCCGCCTGATGCGCGAGAATTTCAACCTCGGCTTCGTGGATGTCGGCGGCTGGGACACGCACGTGAACCAGGGCGCCGGCACTGGCTACCTCGCCGACCGGCTAGGCGAGCTGGGGCGCGGCCTCGCGGGCTTCGCCGAGGAGATCGGGCCGGGCTGGTCCGACACGGTGGTGGTCGTGCTGTCGGAGTTCGGGCGCACCTTCCGGGAGAACGGCAGCCGCGGCACCGACCACGGGCACGGCAGCGTCTACTGGATCCTCGGCGGCGGGGTGCGCGGCGGCCGGATCGCGGGGCCGCAGGTGCGGACCGACGAGGCGCACCTGTTCCAGAACCGGGACTATCCCGTGCTCACCGACTATCGCGGGCTGCTGGGCGGCCTGATCCGGCGGCTCTACGGGCTCGACCCGGCGAGCCTGCGGCGGGTCTTCCCGAGCGCGGACCCGGCGGATCTGGCGCTGCTGTAG